The following coding sequences lie in one Myxococcales bacterium genomic window:
- a CDS encoding DUF3575 domain-containing protein, whose amino-acid sequence MKLALGCGIFAALVAIPSVTFAQGQPPGNTGALPPVEEPAPGAETPPAQPPPAQPPPAQPPPAQPPPPGAQPPPGAQPQPYGYPPQPYGYPPGAHGPPPVRPKPDPVRSVSITISPLHLIAPIVELEVEGRVVDHLGLAVIGGYGSLKVETNSGTETFSAYELGAQALWYPMKPFDGVQVGAEFLYVHVKADDLNGGEIKGVGNGAAVGPLIGYKVLTSGGFTFVAQGGIEYVAIKADANDSAGNSSSENDSRWIPLLNLNLGFSF is encoded by the coding sequence ATGAAGCTTGCCCTGGGGTGTGGGATCTTTGCGGCTCTCGTTGCGATTCCGTCCGTGACCTTCGCGCAGGGGCAGCCTCCCGGAAACACGGGCGCGCTGCCTCCGGTCGAAGAGCCGGCACCCGGGGCCGAGACCCCGCCCGCACAGCCGCCGCCCGCACAGCCCCCGCCCGCACAGCCGCCGCCCGCACAGCCGCCGCCGCCCGGTGCGCAGCCGCCGCCCGGTGCGCAGCCGCAACCCTACGGCTACCCGCCACAACCCTACGGCTACCCACCGGGCGCTCATGGCCCACCACCGGTCAGACCGAAGCCCGATCCGGTGCGCAGTGTGTCGATCACGATCTCGCCGCTGCACCTGATCGCGCCGATCGTCGAGCTGGAGGTCGAAGGGCGTGTCGTCGATCACCTGGGTCTCGCCGTCATCGGCGGTTACGGTTCGCTGAAGGTCGAGACCAACAGCGGGACGGAGACCTTCAGCGCCTACGAGCTGGGCGCTCAGGCGCTCTGGTATCCAATGAAACCGTTCGACGGAGTCCAGGTCGGGGCGGAGTTCCTCTACGTGCACGTCAAGGCAGATGACCTGAACGGTGGCGAGATCAAGGGTGTCGGAAACGGCGCTGCGGTGGGTCCGCTGATTGGCTACAAGGTGCTCACGAGCGGTGGCTTCACCTTCGTCGCGCAAGGCGGCATCGAATACGTCGCGATCAAGGCAGACGCCAACGACAGCGCGGGCAACTCGTCCAGTGAGAACGACTCGCGCTGGATCCCGTTGCTCAACCTGAACCTGGGTTTCTCGTTCTGA
- a CDS encoding TerB family tellurite resistance protein, with amino-acid sequence MKFVCAYAWTDLELHPGERRFVERLVERMQLDPADRAEVAQWLHVAPAPTEVDPSLVPAEHRRLFVESVRAVMYADGNVEDEEREQLERLKAALES; translated from the coding sequence ATCAAGTTCGTCTGCGCTTACGCCTGGACCGATCTCGAGCTCCACCCGGGAGAACGGCGGTTCGTCGAACGACTCGTGGAGCGCATGCAGCTCGACCCAGCCGACCGCGCCGAGGTCGCTCAGTGGCTGCATGTGGCACCGGCCCCGACCGAGGTGGACCCGAGCCTGGTGCCGGCGGAACATCGCCGGCTGTTCGTCGAATCCGTACGCGCCGTCATGTATGCGGACGGCAACGTCGAGGACGAAGAGCGCGAACAGCTCGAGCGCTTGAAGGCCGCGCTCGAGAGCTGA
- a CDS encoding HAD-IC family P-type ATPase, whose product MGQTRAHVELREMNTDELERFRVALTEAAGRMAQVKWVEVNPHTRRAVIEIERGAHELDQLVELVEGAERSAHVDKAAFPETAAEHPADTEPLQRLGLGAALDVLGLGIGTALKFSPFPSSGIAASIAAAATVVRASPRLRGGIDQALGQRRADLSLGGVISVAQGLAQRPMASFVDLAHRAALLREGRVRKETWEAREAELCSAPFEHDLRRASVDPRPVPLPRGPIEEYADRAWVVSLGGFAVSFLTTRSVQNAVAALFGALPKPARLGRDVFAAELGRALAARRVLVTDPDVLRRLDRIDCLVIQGDLVARDRFEVTDVVTLEGISRKDTRQRVLELFDPEQPVRVVRQANYALGPPGRLDAGMSIELEERAREVAARGELCLGLAHDGRIEGIVALSMIPQTGVEELITAAHEAQMRVVIASNDEAALQGLNVDDAIPSGDGLPSGIRRLQREGRSVMLVATGRAVGIGAADCAVGLVRAGETPPWAAHMISRDDLSDVRFVLSACVAARKVAKQSVNLALGAAGVGTLVAAGGVVSMTTRRVFTVVNAASLMAMANGARVSAVLERRALPPPRDRTPWYALDAQGVLAKLGSTEAGLSKSEAHSRRRPTLKDKPALLELSEAVTDELFNPLAPLLAAGAALSAVAGSVADAGMVGGVVGLNALVGGVQRFRTERAIRRLASDTTRRARVRRGGQVLEIDASDLARGDVILLSPGDVVQADCRIVSAESLEVDASSLTGESLPVRKGVTASFEPNVADRGSMLYEGTSIAAGKATAVVVATGDETEARRGANTARHDIATSGVEVRLRSLINMTGPIALGAGAALITTGVLRGRRLKDVVSSGVSLAVASVPEGLPLLATAAQLAAAERLSKRGALVRNAHNIEALGRVDVLCVDKTGTITEGRIELRRVCDGTADEAIDALSPSHLLVLAASLRATPELEHSAAFDPLDLALHRAASGYTLRAEYGAAGWRRVGELSFEAGRGYHAVTGQAAHQRYLDVKGAPEVILPACTRRLQGASRVALDEVTRARLVERAAELGRRGLRVLCVAERVVGEEDRLDPARLVGLSFVGFIAFSDPVRRTARAALEQLKTAGVETVMITGDHPSTAEAVARELDLMADKRVMTGAELAALTEEELDAVIGRVSVFARLTPSQKVRIVRAFQRAGRCVAMVGDGSNDAPAIRLANVGIAMGERSTSAARGAADVVITDERIETIVDAIVEGRAMWASVRDAVSILIGGNLGEIGFSVAAGLIDGRSPLNARQLLLVNMLTDVAPAMAIALRPPTKETLESLANEGPDASLGDALSRGIASRAIVTTAGAGAAFLIGRFTGTRERAATIGLLALVGTQLGQTVTSGGMSRPVLLTSALSAAVLAGIVQTPGLSQLFGCRPVGPVGWATAIGASALATAGATQYPELIQKVAERLRIVQMLPDDPFASPKLGAPVASQS is encoded by the coding sequence GGCGCTCACAGAGGCCGCGGGGCGCATGGCGCAGGTGAAGTGGGTGGAGGTCAATCCACACACCCGACGCGCGGTGATCGAGATCGAGCGAGGTGCGCACGAGCTCGATCAGCTCGTCGAGCTCGTGGAGGGGGCGGAGCGTAGCGCACACGTCGACAAGGCAGCCTTTCCTGAGACGGCCGCCGAGCACCCGGCGGATACGGAGCCACTGCAGCGGCTCGGGCTGGGTGCGGCGCTCGACGTCCTGGGGCTTGGTATCGGGACCGCACTCAAGTTCTCTCCCTTTCCTTCTTCCGGCATCGCCGCCTCGATCGCGGCGGCCGCGACGGTGGTGCGGGCATCACCCCGACTGCGCGGCGGTATCGATCAGGCGCTCGGGCAGCGCCGCGCCGATCTCTCGCTGGGCGGCGTGATCTCCGTCGCACAGGGTCTGGCGCAGCGGCCCATGGCCTCGTTCGTCGACCTTGCGCACAGGGCGGCGCTGTTGCGCGAGGGGCGTGTGCGCAAGGAGACCTGGGAGGCACGCGAGGCCGAGCTGTGCTCCGCGCCCTTCGAGCACGATCTTCGGCGGGCGAGCGTCGATCCGCGGCCCGTGCCGCTGCCTCGGGGACCCATCGAGGAATACGCGGACCGTGCTTGGGTCGTCTCGCTCGGCGGGTTCGCGGTGAGTTTTCTCACCACCCGCAGTGTGCAGAACGCGGTGGCGGCGCTGTTCGGCGCGTTGCCAAAACCCGCACGCCTCGGGCGCGACGTGTTTGCGGCGGAGCTCGGGCGTGCGCTCGCGGCGCGACGTGTGCTCGTCACCGATCCGGACGTCTTGCGCCGGCTCGACCGCATCGACTGCCTGGTCATTCAGGGGGATCTGGTCGCCCGTGATCGCTTCGAGGTGACGGATGTCGTGACCCTGGAGGGCATCTCCCGCAAGGACACACGACAGCGTGTGCTCGAGCTGTTCGATCCCGAGCAGCCGGTACGAGTCGTCCGCCAGGCCAACTACGCACTGGGTCCGCCCGGGCGTCTGGACGCTGGCATGTCGATCGAGCTCGAGGAACGGGCGCGGGAAGTCGCGGCCCGCGGCGAGCTCTGCCTGGGATTGGCTCACGACGGGCGGATCGAAGGCATCGTTGCGCTCTCCATGATCCCGCAGACCGGTGTCGAGGAGCTGATCACTGCGGCGCACGAGGCGCAGATGCGAGTGGTGATCGCGTCCAACGACGAAGCCGCGCTCCAGGGCCTGAACGTCGACGACGCAATTCCCTCCGGTGACGGGCTGCCGAGCGGGATCCGGCGGCTGCAGCGCGAGGGGCGCAGCGTGATGCTGGTCGCGACCGGTCGCGCCGTGGGCATCGGTGCAGCGGACTGTGCGGTCGGTCTGGTGCGCGCGGGCGAGACTCCCCCGTGGGCTGCGCACATGATCTCGCGCGACGATCTGTCCGACGTTCGCTTCGTGCTTTCGGCGTGTGTCGCCGCGCGTAAGGTGGCCAAACAGAGCGTCAATCTCGCGCTGGGTGCCGCTGGTGTCGGCACCCTGGTCGCTGCCGGGGGCGTCGTCAGCATGACCACCCGGCGTGTGTTCACCGTGGTCAATGCCGCGTCCCTCATGGCCATGGCGAACGGCGCGCGGGTGAGCGCAGTGCTCGAGCGGCGGGCGTTGCCGCCGCCGCGTGACCGCACGCCCTGGTACGCGCTCGACGCGCAGGGAGTGCTCGCAAAACTCGGGAGCACCGAGGCCGGGCTCAGCAAGAGCGAGGCGCACAGTCGTCGTCGGCCCACACTCAAGGACAAGCCGGCTTTGCTGGAGCTGTCAGAGGCGGTGACGGACGAGCTGTTCAACCCGCTCGCCCCCCTGCTCGCGGCGGGAGCTGCCTTGTCCGCGGTGGCGGGCTCCGTGGCCGACGCCGGCATGGTGGGCGGGGTGGTTGGCCTGAACGCTCTCGTCGGAGGGGTGCAGCGCTTCCGTACCGAGCGAGCCATCCGGCGTCTGGCCAGTGATACGACGCGCCGCGCTCGAGTGCGTCGCGGCGGCCAGGTGCTCGAGATTGACGCCAGCGATCTGGCTCGGGGGGACGTGATTCTGCTCTCGCCCGGGGATGTCGTGCAGGCGGACTGCCGCATCGTCAGTGCGGAGAGTCTGGAGGTCGACGCCTCGAGCTTGACCGGCGAGTCGCTTCCGGTGCGCAAGGGTGTGACCGCGTCGTTCGAGCCGAACGTCGCAGATCGCGGCAGCATGCTCTACGAAGGCACCAGCATCGCCGCTGGCAAGGCCACGGCCGTTGTCGTGGCGACGGGTGACGAGACCGAGGCGCGTCGCGGCGCGAACACAGCGCGGCACGACATCGCGACGAGTGGCGTGGAAGTGCGCCTACGCTCGTTGATCAACATGACCGGGCCCATCGCGCTGGGCGCGGGCGCAGCGCTGATCACGACCGGGGTGCTGCGCGGGCGACGGCTCAAAGACGTGGTGAGCTCGGGTGTGAGCTTGGCCGTCGCTTCAGTGCCCGAAGGACTGCCGCTCTTGGCCACGGCGGCGCAACTGGCCGCGGCGGAGCGTCTGAGCAAGCGCGGCGCGCTGGTGCGCAACGCACACAACATCGAGGCGCTGGGTCGCGTCGACGTGTTGTGTGTGGACAAGACCGGGACGATCACCGAGGGGCGCATCGAGCTCCGTCGGGTGTGCGACGGCACGGCCGACGAGGCTATCGACGCGCTGAGCCCGAGCCACCTGCTGGTGCTCGCGGCCTCACTGCGAGCAACACCGGAGCTGGAGCACAGCGCCGCGTTCGATCCGCTGGATCTGGCGCTGCACCGCGCGGCGTCCGGATACACGTTGCGTGCGGAGTACGGCGCCGCGGGCTGGCGCAGAGTCGGTGAGCTCTCGTTCGAAGCCGGGCGCGGGTACCACGCAGTGACCGGCCAGGCTGCACACCAGCGCTATCTCGACGTGAAGGGTGCACCGGAGGTGATCCTGCCGGCCTGCACGCGACGCTTGCAGGGCGCCTCGCGCGTGGCGCTCGACGAGGTGACCCGGGCTCGCCTGGTCGAGCGCGCAGCGGAGCTGGGACGGCGCGGCTTGCGGGTGCTGTGTGTGGCCGAGCGTGTCGTGGGCGAGGAGGATCGCCTCGACCCGGCTCGACTGGTTGGCCTCTCGTTCGTTGGTTTCATCGCCTTCAGTGATCCGGTTCGCCGAACGGCCCGGGCCGCCCTCGAACAACTCAAGACCGCTGGGGTCGAGACGGTGATGATCACGGGCGATCACCCGAGCACGGCCGAGGCCGTGGCGCGCGAGCTCGACCTGATGGCGGACAAACGGGTGATGACCGGCGCCGAGCTTGCCGCGCTCACCGAAGAAGAGCTCGACGCGGTGATCGGGAGGGTCAGTGTTTTTGCCCGTCTGACACCGTCGCAGAAGGTCCGGATCGTGAGGGCGTTTCAGCGGGCAGGGCGCTGTGTGGCCATGGTCGGTGACGGCTCCAACGACGCGCCCGCCATCCGCCTTGCGAACGTCGGTATCGCGATGGGTGAGCGCAGCACGAGCGCCGCGCGCGGCGCTGCGGATGTGGTCATCACCGACGAGCGCATCGAGACCATCGTCGACGCCATCGTAGAGGGGCGAGCGATGTGGGCCAGCGTGCGGGACGCCGTCTCGATCTTGATCGGCGGAAATCTCGGCGAAATCGGCTTTTCTGTCGCAGCTGGGCTGATCGACGGTCGCTCGCCCTTGAACGCGCGGCAGTTACTCCTGGTCAACATGCTGACCGACGTGGCGCCCGCGATGGCGATTGCTCTGCGTCCACCCACGAAGGAGACACTGGAGTCTCTGGCGAACGAAGGCCCTGATGCTTCGTTGGGCGACGCGTTGAGCCGCGGCATCGCCTCGCGTGCCATCGTGACCACGGCGGGTGCAGGCGCCGCGTTCCTGATCGGCCGGTTCACGGGTACTCGAGAGCGGGCGGCGACCATCGGGCTGCTCGCGTTGGTTGGAACCCAGCTCGGGCAGACGGTGACCTCCGGCGGCATGAGCCGCCCCGTGCTGCTCACGAGTGCGCTGTCGGCGGCGGTGCTCGCCGGCATCGTTCAGACGCCCGGCCTGAGCCAGCTGTTCGGCTGTCGGCCGGTCGGCCCCGTGGGTTGGGCGACGGCGATCGGCGCGTCGGCCTTGGCCACGGCGGGTGCCACGCAGTACCCGGAGCTGATCCAGAAGGTCGCCGAGCGGCTGCGCATCGTGCAGATGCTGCCCGACGATCCCTTCGCGAGCCCGAAGCTCGGGGCGCCAGTGGCAAGCCAAAGCTGA